A genomic segment from Juglans regia cultivar Chandler chromosome 14, Walnut 2.0, whole genome shotgun sequence encodes:
- the LOC109001531 gene encoding ADP,ATP carrier protein 1, mitochondrial-like, whose translation MVDQVQQPTVFQKAAGQLHLRADLSTDVRGYNGGFHRSALYQRHATFGNYSNAAFQYPTMPACRATTDLSVASPIFVPAASEKPKGNFLIDFLMGGVSAAVSKTAAAPIERVKLLIQNQDEMIKTGRLAEPYKGIGECFKRTIKEEGFGSLWRGNTANVIRYFPTQALNFAFKDYFKRLFNFKKDKDGYWKWFAGNLGSGGAAGASSLLFVYSLDYARTRLANDAKAAKKGGERQFNGLVDVYRKTLKSDGLAGLYRGFNISCVGIIVYRGLYFGMYDSLKPVVLTEGLQDSFFASFALGWLITNGAGLASYPIDTVRRRMMMTSGEAVKYKSSLDAFSQILKNEGAKSLFKGAGANILRAVAGAGVLAGYDKLQLIMFGKKYGSGGA comes from the exons ATGGTTGATCAGGTTCAACAGCCCACAGTTTTTCAGAAGGCTGCTGGCCAGCTCCATCTTCGTGCTGACCTTTCCACAGATGTTCggggttataatggtggtttccATCGGTCAGCTCTGTACCAAAGGCATGCCACATTCGGGAACTACTCTAATGCAGCATTTCAGTATCCCACTATGCCAGCATGTAGAGCTACCACTGATCTATCTGTTGCTTCCCCAATTTTTGTCCCAGCCGCTTCAGAGAAACCGAAAGGAAACTTTCTCATTGATTTCCTTATGGGTGGAGTCTCTGCTGCTGTATCCAAAACAGCTGCTGCTCCAATTGAGCGAGTTAAACTTCTGATCCAGAACCAGGATGAGATGATCAAAACTGGGAGGCTGGCTGAACCATACAAGGGTATTGGTGAATGTTTCAAGCGAACAATTAAAGAGGAGGGTTTTGGATCGTTATGGAGAGGTAACACTGCTAATGTCATCCGTTACTTCCCTACTCAG GCCTTGAACTTTGCATTCAAGGATTACTTCAAGAGGCTTTTCAACTTCAAGAAAGACAAGGATGGTTACTGGAAATGGTTTGCCGGTAACTTGGGATCAGGTGGTGCTGCTGGTGCTTCATCCCTTCTCTTTGTTTACTCCCTAGACTATGCTCGAACCCGTCTGGCCAATGATGCAAAGGCAGCGAAAAAGGGAGGAGAAAGGCAATTTAATGGGCTGGTTGATGTCTACAGAAAGACATTGAAATCTGATGGTCTTGCTGGTCTCTACCGTGGATTCAACATTTCTTGTGTTGGTATCATCGTGTACCGCGGTCTTTACTTCGGAATGTATGATTCACTGAAGCCTGTTGTCCTTACCGAAGGTTTGCAG GATAGCTTCTTTGCTAGCTTTGCCCTCGGTTGGCTCATAACCAATGGTGCTGGTCTTGCATCCTATCCTATTGACACTGTTCGTAGAAGAATGATGATGACCTCTGGTGAAGCTGTCAAGTACAAGAGCTCACTGGATGCGTTTTCTCAGATCCTGAAGAATGAGGGTGCCAAGTCTCTCTTCAAGGGTGCTGGTGCAAACATCCTCCGCGCTGTTGCTGGTGCGGGTGTCCTTGCTGGTTATGACAAGTTACAGCTGATTATGTTCGGGAAGAAATACGGATCTGGTGGTGCTTAA